ATCCGAGGGATGTTTGCGAGATGCAGAAAACTTATTGGAACGTCTTGTTTCCTCTGCTGGCAAAAATTTAACAATTGAAGCTGTTGAACAGACCATCGGGCTCGGTTCCAGTTCGCTGGTCCAAGAACTTACGGAGGCGATAACGGAAAGAAATGTCGCAAAAGGGTTGAAAACACTAAATAATCTGGCGAAACAAGGCACAGATTTGTCCCAATGCTTAGATCAACTCATAGGTTATTTCCGAGATCTACGACTTTTAGCAATTGATAGCAGTCTCAGTGAGCAGGTTCAGAGTCCTAAGTCAGATCTGTCCAGACTCAAGCAGAAGGCAGAACAGATGTCGGTAGGCAGGTTATCACGGATTATCAAAATCTTGATGCACACCAATCAAGACATCAAACAGTATGGTTATCCTCAACTTCAATTGGAGACAGCACTCATCCAACTCAATTCGCTTGAAGAAGGTATTCCTCTTGAGGAAATTATCGGCAAATTATCGACATTAGAGCAAAAATTCGATTCAGCAGGGCTTTCTGCGACAGCGCAACTCCCTCCGCAGCAGAACATATTTGCACCTCTGACAAATCAACCAAGCCCACAAGGTACATCGCCAGATTTGCCTCTCTCCGCAAAGCAAGATATGCCTACGTCAACATCATCCGATGCTGCCAAAGAGGGATCAGGCGCATCTCACAAGCGACACCTCTCGCCCCCTTCTTCACTGGACACGAACGCGGCAATTCCTTCGCCAGTTTCACACGGATCTAAAGACCTGTCAGACCTCCCTTCATTCTGGGACGAGATAAAATCAAAACTGCCTGCGAAACTCAGACATGGATTGCTGGAGGGGGGTATCCCTACAGTGAATGGCACAGATAGGGTCGAGATTCCGTGTTTACCCTCGTTCCGTTTCTTACTAACGGATGGGGACAAGAAAATTATAACCGACATACTAACGCAGGAAGTCGGCAAGCCTGTGAAAATCGAGTTAGTTGCCTCAGATACAGGATCAGAATCAGTGGTATCCGAGGATGTACCAAGAGAAAAAACAGAACGGAAAACACCAATGATGCGTAAAGTTGGAGCCCAGGAGGATCCACAACTTAAAACCGCTCTCGACCTTTTCGAAGCAACGGTTGTGGAGACTCAGTAACCATAATTAGAAAAATGACTGTGCTCAATTACATTCCGCTCAGGTCTCGCCAAGACCGAACAGATCCTTTAACCCGATCACGCCTTGGAAAAAACCATTGCAGAACGTAGTGGAGCAATGAGAGAAGGACCATAGTTAAAAAAATGAAGATGAACGACTTGATGAAACAAGCACAGCAAATGCAAAAGCGAATGCTTGAAATTCGAGAGGAACTCGCAAACCGTACCGTTGAAGCAACCGTTGGAGGAGGAATGGTAACCGCTGTTGTCAATGGACAACAGGAGGTTGTATCACTCCGCATTACACCAGAAGTTGTTGACCCGGAAGATACAGAAATGCTCGAAGATCTTGTTGTCGCGGCAGTCAATGAAGCATTACAACAGTCGCAAGAAATGATGTCGGCAGAAATGAGCAAATTGACCGGCGGCATTAAAATTCCAGGGCTCCCGTAGCTTTTTAAATGATTGGAGCAATGAGAGTTGGATCCTAATTAGGTAGAGAAATGCAAGAATACCCGAAACCGCTGGCGAAGCTGATTACGGAACTCCAAAAGCTGCCAACGATCGGTCAGAAGACAGCGCAACGCTTAGCATTTTTCATGCTAAAGTTACCTGACTCTGAGACTGCCCAGATTGCAGAAGCCATTGCGCAGGTAAAACAACACCTATCGTACTGTGATATATGTGGCACGATTACAGACACAAATCCGTGCTATATCTGCACGAATCCACGCCGCGATCGGCAGGTGATTTGCGTCGTTGAAGAGTCTGATGACCTGTGGGCGATTGAGAGAACCAACGGTTATAAGGGGCTCTACCACGTGCTGGGTGGAGTTCTTTCACCACTGGACGGGACGGGTCCCGACGAACTCGGAATTGATACGCTCTTTCAGCGGATTCGGGACGCCACTGTAGACGGGGAACCGGTGCGGGAAGTAATCCTCGCGACAAACTGGACAACAGAGGGACAAGCAACTGCGCTCTACCTTACACAACACTTGGAAACCTTTGAAATCGCTATCACTCGAATTGCTTATGGTATTCCCGTTGGAGGCGATTTAGAGTACATTGATGAGGTAACACTCGCAAAAGCACTTGAAGGTAGACGAAAAGCTTAAGGTGAATAGCAAATGGAAAAGCGATGGCTTGTCGCACTTTTAATGAGTCTGCATTGCGGTGTATTTGGTATAGCGTGCGCGGGGCCAGATTCAGACAACCGAAGTATAGGATTAAAAGACTCGGCTCGCGAGAGCGTCAGTACCGCGCGTGAAGCGAACGCTGTCTTTGATGCACATCGCGCCTTTAATATGTTGGAGAAGCAGTGTGCATTTGGACCACGGCCTCCGGGTTCGGTTTCACATACGGAAACGCGGGATTTTCTGTTTACAGAACTTCAGAAATATGCAAACAGTGTAGCCCTTCAACCCCTTCAGTATAAAACAAAAACGGGAACCACGCTTCACCTAAACAATATCTTGGCAGAGTTTGGACCGCCGGCTGGTGGTGAGGCGCTTTTACTCGCAGCACATTGGGATACCCGTCCCTTCGCTGACCGAGATCCAAAACCGGAAAATCAGGATAAACCGATCTTAGGTGCCAATGATGGTGCTTCCGGTGTCGCTGTCCTTCTTGAAATTGCGAGAGTCCTAAAGGAACACCCACCGCCACGTAGAGTCGTCATCGTTCTTTTCGACGGCGAGGACTACGGTAGATCGGTCGAGGATATGTTTATCGGCTCTCGGTTTTTCGCTCGAAATTTGGGTAAATGGAAACCGGATTATGGAATTTTGTTGGACATGATCGGGGACAAGGATTTGGCACTCCCGATTGAACGTTATTCTTGGAACGCAAATCGGGGGTTCGCGGAGGCAATCTGGCGGCGCGCAGCAACGCTCGGTTTAGCACCGTTTCAATCCCGTTTAGGTGACGCAATCTTGGACGATCATGTCCCACTCATCGAGGTGGGGATTCCAATGGTAAATATTATTGACTTCACCTATCCCTACTGGCATACAATAGAAGATACCGTCGATAAATGTAGTGCAAAAAGTCTTGAAGTCGTTGCTACACTTGTTATCAGCATCATTTACGATGGACTTTAATTGGTTATCAGTTGTTAATTACTAGTTGTCAGTAAAAGAGTTATTTGTGAAATTCACGGAACGCGCAACTCCCACCAGTCTGAATCGAAAACTGGTAACTGAAAGCCTGCGCAGCAGGCGACTGACAACTTTTAAAAAATGAATACATATCAAAAACATTATGACGTTATCGTAGTCGGTGCAGGGCATGCGGGGTGTGAAGCAGCACTTGCCGCTGCTCGAATGGGGTGCGAAACGCTCATCGTCACTATCAACTTGGACACCATCGCGAAGATGTCTTGCAACCCAGCTATTGGAGGGCTCGCCAAGGGACATCTCGTTAAGGAGATAGACGCGCTCGGCGGTGAGATGGCAAAAAACATTGACAAGACTGGGATCCAATTCCGACGTTTAAATACGAAAAAAGGACCCGCGGTTCGATCAAGCCGCGCACAAGCGGATAAAAAAGCGTACCAAGATAAAATGAAAAGAGTGCTTGAAGCACAAGAACAGCTCGATATCAAACAAGTATTAGTTGAGGAACTGCTCGTCGAAAATGGGCGGTGCATCGGAATTCTGAGCCAGACACGGACCGCTTATTTCGGGGAGACTGTGATTCTGACGACTGGCACTTTCCTGAAAGGCATAATCCATATTGGAGATGTATCGTATAGCGCGGGTCGAGCAGGCGAGTCCTCTGCTGAAAAACTCTCAGAAAGTTTTTTAAGTCTTGGATTTGAAATCGGTAGGCTCAAAACTGGCACGCCTCCTCGTGTCAATGCCCAAACGGTTGATTTCAGCGAAATGGAGATCCAGCCCGGTGATGAAAAGCCCCTCCCTTTCTCATTTTTAACCGAGCGAATTACACAGTCCCAACTCCCGTGTTACCTCACTTACACGAATCAACAAACACATAAGGTAATCCAAGAGAACCTTCACCGATCCGCGATGTACAGTGGTCGTATCGTCGGCATTGGTCCCCGTTACTGTCCTTCAATCGAGGATAAGGTGGTCCGCTTCGCAGAGAAGACAGAACATCAAGTCTTCGTGGAACCTGAAGGACGGGATACAGACGAAATCTACCTCAACGGTATTTCTGCGAGCCTACCTGAAGATGTACAGGTAGAGATGGTACATAGCATCAAAGGGTTAGAGAATGCTGAGATTATGCGCTTCGGATACGCCGTAGAATATGATTTCGCACCAGCAACACAACTACAACCAACGCTTGAGACAAAACAGGTACCGGGGCTCTATTTCGCCGGACAACTCAACGGAACTACGGGCTATGAGGAAGCTGCCGCACAAGGGCTTATGGCAGGTATCAATGCGGCTCTAAAAGTAAAAGGTGGGAACCCTCTTGTCCTTGACAGATCGCAAGCCTACATAGCCGTACTTATTGACGATTTGGTTACGTTGGACATCCGCGAACCCTACCGTATGTTCACATCGCGTGCCGAATACAGGTTAGTACTGCGAGAGGACAACGCAGATCTGCGACTCACTGAAATCGGTAGGCAGATCGGACTTGTTGATGATGACAGGTATCACCAGTTGGAAAAGAAAGCAGCGGCTATCGAAACAGAATTGGGACGTTTACAGGAAACCTTGCTCAAACCGACGCCTGCGACTCTGGAGAATTTGGCGAGTCTTCTTGAGACAGGCGCGTTGAAGCAACCGACATCCTTGGCAGAACTTCTGAGACGCCCGGAACTCCATTACGAACAGATAACCAAGATCGTGCCTCCCTCTGAACCCTTACCACCAGCTGTGACGGAACAGGTAGAAATTCAGATAAAATATGACGGATATATCCAACGACAACAGCGACAGATTCATCAATTCAAGAAATTGGAAAATTTCCGAATCCCTGACACATTCGATTATGCCAACGTTCAAGGGTTAAAGACAGAAGCACGTGAGAAACTCGCAAAGATTCGGCCCGCCTCTATTGGACAAGCATCACGCTTGCCAGGTGTTTCGCCGGCGGATATCTCTATTTTGATGATTATCCTTCATCAACAGAATGCAAAACAGCAGTCAGCAGTCAGCAGTCGGCAGTCAGTAACAAGAGATTTCCATTAAACAAAAACTCCTGTAAGGGTTGGGTAACCCAACCCCTACAAGGTTTCCGGGGGCTGGAAGTCGATAGCCAATAAGAGGCATGGCAATTGGTGAGGTACGAGCAAGACTTAAAGGAGACGTTCAATCGTTACGGATTTCCGTTAACTGACCATCAACTGGCCCAGTTCAATCTGTATTGCACTGAATTACGACGGTGGAATGAACACATTAACCTGACTGCGATCACAGATGACGATGAGATTGTTCATAAACATTTTCTTGATTCGCTCAGTGTCTTGAAACATATTTCATTGGGGATCGGTGATTCTGTGATTGATATTGGGACTGGTGCCGGATTTCCGGGAATCGTATTGAAAATCTACGTGCCTGATATCCGGTTAACGCTCATTGAATCATCAAAAAAGAAGGTAAGTTTCCTAAAATTTATGATTGCCCAATTGAATCAGCATCAAGGGGTAAACGCGTATCAAAGGGTAGACGTTGAAATATTCGCGGAGCGTGCAGAAGTTTGTGCGCAACAGCAGAAACACGTTGGCGCATACGATTGGGTTTTCACCCGGTATGTCGCAGCGATTCGAGACTCGGCGGCGTACTGTATACCTCTGTTGAAACCGACAGGAAAATGGGTGGCTTATAAGTCTGGTGATGCAACTATCGAAAGCGAGATTAACAAGAGTTCGGCGTGTCTCGAGGCACTCGGTGGAATCGTCGGAACTGTTTTGAAAAATCCAAAGTTTAATCGAAATTATGTTGTGATACACCGCTGCACCCCACAATCTTCGTTCTAAACCGTTCCAAATTAAGCATCCCAGCGGGGTGCCATGTCTATAGCCAGGAGCAATAGGTAAAAAAATGAATTTTGAAACAACGATTGAGCAGCAGAATATCTCCATCCTTCATGTGGAGGGAAAGATTCTTGGCACTGCATCTGACGCGTTCCGCAAAGAAATGGACGAGCAACTTCAAACCGGTCGCGATAAGTTAGTGGTTGATTTAATGAACGTTCCGTTAATCGATAGCAGCGCGTTGGGAGCAATTGTGGTCACTTTGAAGTCCTGTCAGCAATCGGGTGGAAAGTTAGTGTTACTCAAGCCTCAAAAAGCTGTTAGAGAAGTTTTGGAGGTAACAAAGCTCAACACGGTCATCGAAATTTATGATACGGAGGAAGGCGCGTGCGCTGCCTTTTAATTATACCTTGCGGCGTAAGACGCAGAAATACGCAGAAATACCCAAGCAATACGCAGAAATACCCAAGCAAAAACACCCCAAGCAAAAACACGTGCGTTCCTCAATCCGCCCTCTAGATGTAAAGCAAAGACAAATTATGCCATTTAAGGAAACCTAATTTCATTACGGGCTACGGGTTTGGGTTTACCCAAGGCAGCAGCCTGCAACAATACGCAGAAATGCCCAAGCAAAAACCTCAAGCAAAAACACGCAGGCGGATATACGGAAAAACACTTTATGAATCAAACCGACCTGACCGAACCGCAAGGTAAATTAAAAATACATTCCCAGTTTAAAGTGGGGCTACGCGGTCAGCAGGTAGTTCTGTTTTTGTTAGTTTCTTTAATGCCGTTGTTCGCTGTTGCCTTAACTATCAAATTTTTAGGCGAGAACGCTCTGAAGGAGTCTGTTGGCGAAAACCTTGTACTTCTTGCGCAAGAAAAACTCGCTCGAGCGGACAATGCTATCTCCGAAAAAATCGAAAAAATTCAAACAGAACTTCCAAACATCCAAGCAGCTGTTGTGTATTCAAACACTGCTAACGAGAAACAGAGCGTATTTCTCAGTGTATGGGCACGACTGGAGGACAGTATTCGCTTGCTTGAGACCTATGCGGGCTATAAAACTGAAGTAACCATTACAAATGCCGTCGGGTACGTCTTGCGTTCAAACGATCAACAGTTGGATTATGATACAACTAAAATGTTTCCACATCGAGTGCGAGACAGGGACTGGTGGAAAAGAGCCTATAACAACGGCATAGGTTATCCGTTTATAGAAGATGTCATCTATGATGAAGGACGGGGTGTACATTTTCTTCCGATTGCGCTGCCAATACGTACAACTACCCAAGGTGCCGTTACACAGGGAAGCAATAACACAGTCGGTGTGCTAAGAACTTTTCTGTTTTTACCTGAACTTACCAGTTTAGTTCAATCGCTACCGGAATTAGCGGAAACATATACGATTCTAACGAGTGCATCTGGCAAAATCATTGCGGCTTCACCCGAAAGCGGGTATCAAATAGATAATTACATTGAGATGAGCAATGCCGCAGAAGAGGCAATTATTGAAGGAAAAAAGGGCATTAATGGAAAGTATTATGACTATGAATCGGAAGGTGAGATGGACGCCTTCAATGAATCTCGCGTCTACGGTTGGGCGCGAACGCGGCGAAACAGCGAAGCGAGAACACGCTCAAGTGTGGAACCGTGGAAGGTTCAACAAAACTTTAGCAACTGGATAGTCTTTACTTCAAGTCCTATCGCATCAGCTTACGCCGGTATTGTCAAACTGAACAGATATATTTTTTATGTTACCATCGGGTCAAGTTGTATCGTTGTATTAATTGCTTGGTGGGCTGCCCAGCGCATAGCTACACCTATATTGAAGGTCGCACAAGCAGCACGTAGTATTGGACAAGGTGAATTTGAGAACGAGATTACTGTTGATAGCGATAATGAAGTCGGTGTTCTTGCTGAAGAATTCAATGTGATGCGTCGGAACCTAAAAAATGCCGTTGATCGATTAACACAAGAAGAGAAAAAACTCACGGCTATTGTGGACAATCTCGGTGAAGGGTTGATTGTTGTTGATTCGACTGGACGCGTACTCTACGTCAATCCTGTAGCCGAACGTCTACTGAATTTAGGGAATACCGTTGACTACGAAAATTTTATCGCTGTTGATACAGCAAACAGTAAAATCTGTTGGACAAAAACATTGGAAAGAGGAGGAACCCCAAAGACGGATAGAAGAACTGTTAATATGAAAATATTGTCCTTTGCTCGGCGTGAGATGACACAACATCAAACAGGCTTTGCGAATGCCACAGGTGCATTCGTCGTCGAAGTGGATGTCAATGGAAACTATCAACAGGACGGCGACAGTTCTCGAGTACTCCGCATCATAGCAAGCCATTTTTCTGATGAACATAATAACATCGGTGGCACCGTTTATGTCTTTGATGACATTACGAATGAACACGAAATAGAAAAAATGAAATCGGAGTTCGTTTCACTTGTGTCCCATGAATTGCGAACCCCGCTAACGTCTATCATTGGATTTATTTCGCTAATACTTGATGGGAAAACCGGTAGAATTAATCAGAAACAGCGCGAAAGTTTGAGTCGTGCCCATCGCCAGTCGAAACGGCTTGCCGCTCTTATTAACGACCTCCTTGATGTCTCCCGAATTGAAGCGGGACGTATCGAGATGAAGCAGGAGCGGGTACAAATAGACAGGATCGCCAAACGCCGGATCGAAGAGCTCCGTCCACAAGCGGACCAGAAAGCCATCTCTCTGCTTTTTGAGAGGCAATCTAATCTGCCATCTATGATTGGGGATGCAGACCGAATTGGGCAAATTTTTATTAACCTCCTCGGAAATGCTATCAAATTCACACCAGATAATGGGAAAGTGACGGTAAGGATATCACAGTCTCTGCAGAATGGGAACGCAACCGACGGATTTCATGTTGAAGTCATTGATACGGGTCCAGGAATTCCACCTGAGGATAGAGAAAAGGTTTTTGACAAGTTCCGACAACTCGGGAGCATCCAAGCGCGAAAACCACAAAGCGGCTCTGGTTTGGGACTTTCGATTGCCGCTGGGATAGTTGAAGCACACGGCGGACGATTATGGGTGGATAGCGGAGATAACGGACGTGGGTGCAACTTCCAGTTTTTTGTGCCGTTGGAAAAAGGGAAAAATGGCTGAAACGATTTTAATTGTCGATGACGATCTTGACATCCTTGAATTGTTAAAAATGAACCTTGAACCGGAGGGCTACGACGTACGAACGGCGAGCGATGGTGAAAGTGCGGTGCGAAGCGCGTGTGAGAACCCACCGGATCTCATTCTTCTCGATGTAATGATGCCACATAAAGATGGCTTTGAGGTCATTAAAGAGTTAAAAAATATAGAAGATACAAAAACCGT
The sequence above is drawn from the Candidatus Poribacteria bacterium genome and encodes:
- a CDS encoding YbaB/EbfC family nucleoid-associated protein: MKMNDLMKQAQQMQKRMLEIREELANRTVEATVGGGMVTAVVNGQQEVVSLRITPEVVDPEDTEMLEDLVVAAVNEALQQSQEMMSAEMSKLTGGIKIPGLP
- the recR gene encoding recombination protein RecR, which produces MQEYPKPLAKLITELQKLPTIGQKTAQRLAFFMLKLPDSETAQIAEAIAQVKQHLSYCDICGTITDTNPCYICTNPRRDRQVICVVEESDDLWAIERTNGYKGLYHVLGGVLSPLDGTGPDELGIDTLFQRIRDATVDGEPVREVILATNWTTEGQATALYLTQHLETFEIAITRIAYGIPVGGDLEYIDEVTLAKALEGRRKA
- a CDS encoding M28 family peptidase: MEKRWLVALLMSLHCGVFGIACAGPDSDNRSIGLKDSARESVSTAREANAVFDAHRAFNMLEKQCAFGPRPPGSVSHTETRDFLFTELQKYANSVALQPLQYKTKTGTTLHLNNILAEFGPPAGGEALLLAAHWDTRPFADRDPKPENQDKPILGANDGASGVAVLLEIARVLKEHPPPRRVVIVLFDGEDYGRSVEDMFIGSRFFARNLGKWKPDYGILLDMIGDKDLALPIERYSWNANRGFAEAIWRRAATLGLAPFQSRLGDAILDDHVPLIEVGIPMVNIIDFTYPYWHTIEDTVDKCSAKSLEVVATLVISIIYDGL
- the dnaX gene encoding DNA polymerase III subunit gamma/tau → MSYEVLAQKWRPQRFNDVVGQEHITTTLKNQILSERIGHAYLFWGPRGTGKTTVARILAKAVNCPNRIQETDFDSTKTAEPCNQCEFCNEISQDRSFDVIEMDAASNRGIDTIRDLRENVKLSPAICNYKIYIIDEAHMLSPEAFNALLKTLEEPPPHVMFIMATTEHAKIPKTISSRCQDFDFRHLEDEKIIERLQLIVKAEDISADIDVLTLITRQSEGCLRDAENLLERLVSSAGKNLTIEAVEQTIGLGSSSLVQELTEAITERNVAKGLKTLNNLAKQGTDLSQCLDQLIGYFRDLRLLAIDSSLSEQVQSPKSDLSRLKQKAEQMSVGRLSRIIKILMHTNQDIKQYGYPQLQLETALIQLNSLEEGIPLEEIIGKLSTLEQKFDSAGLSATAQLPPQQNIFAPLTNQPSPQGTSPDLPLSAKQDMPTSTSSDAAKEGSGASHKRHLSPPSSLDTNAAIPSPVSHGSKDLSDLPSFWDEIKSKLPAKLRHGLLEGGIPTVNGTDRVEIPCLPSFRFLLTDGDKKIITDILTQEVGKPVKIELVASDTGSESVVSEDVPREKTERKTPMMRKVGAQEDPQLKTALDLFEATVVETQ
- the rsmG gene encoding 16S rRNA (guanine(527)-N(7))-methyltransferase RsmG, with amino-acid sequence MVRYEQDLKETFNRYGFPLTDHQLAQFNLYCTELRRWNEHINLTAITDDDEIVHKHFLDSLSVLKHISLGIGDSVIDIGTGAGFPGIVLKIYVPDIRLTLIESSKKKVSFLKFMIAQLNQHQGVNAYQRVDVEIFAERAEVCAQQQKHVGAYDWVFTRYVAAIRDSAAYCIPLLKPTGKWVAYKSGDATIESEINKSSACLEALGGIVGTVLKNPKFNRNYVVIHRCTPQSSF
- a CDS encoding STAS domain-containing protein; protein product: MNFETTIEQQNISILHVEGKILGTASDAFRKEMDEQLQTGRDKLVVDLMNVPLIDSSALGAIVVTLKSCQQSGGKLVLLKPQKAVREVLEVTKLNTVIEIYDTEEGACAAF
- a CDS encoding HAMP domain-containing protein, with amino-acid sequence MNQTDLTEPQGKLKIHSQFKVGLRGQQVVLFLLVSLMPLFAVALTIKFLGENALKESVGENLVLLAQEKLARADNAISEKIEKIQTELPNIQAAVVYSNTANEKQSVFLSVWARLEDSIRLLETYAGYKTEVTITNAVGYVLRSNDQQLDYDTTKMFPHRVRDRDWWKRAYNNGIGYPFIEDVIYDEGRGVHFLPIALPIRTTTQGAVTQGSNNTVGVLRTFLFLPELTSLVQSLPELAETYTILTSASGKIIAASPESGYQIDNYIEMSNAAEEAIIEGKKGINGKYYDYESEGEMDAFNESRVYGWARTRRNSEARTRSSVEPWKVQQNFSNWIVFTSSPIASAYAGIVKLNRYIFYVTIGSSCIVVLIAWWAAQRIATPILKVAQAARSIGQGEFENEITVDSDNEVGVLAEEFNVMRRNLKNAVDRLTQEEKKLTAIVDNLGEGLIVVDSTGRVLYVNPVAERLLNLGNTVDYENFIAVDTANSKICWTKTLERGGTPKTDRRTVNMKILSFARREMTQHQTGFANATGAFVVEVDVNGNYQQDGDSSRVLRIIASHFSDEHNNIGGTVYVFDDITNEHEIEKMKSEFVSLVSHELRTPLTSIIGFISLILDGKTGRINQKQRESLSRAHRQSKRLAALINDLLDVSRIEAGRIEMKQERVQIDRIAKRRIEELRPQADQKAISLLFERQSNLPSMIGDADRIGQIFINLLGNAIKFTPDNGKVTVRISQSLQNGNATDGFHVEVIDTGPGIPPEDREKVFDKFRQLGSIQARKPQSGSGLGLSIAAGIVEAHGGRLWVDSGDNGRGCNFQFFVPLEKGKNG
- the mnmG gene encoding tRNA uridine-5-carboxymethylaminomethyl(34) synthesis enzyme MnmG, translating into MNTYQKHYDVIVVGAGHAGCEAALAAARMGCETLIVTINLDTIAKMSCNPAIGGLAKGHLVKEIDALGGEMAKNIDKTGIQFRRLNTKKGPAVRSSRAQADKKAYQDKMKRVLEAQEQLDIKQVLVEELLVENGRCIGILSQTRTAYFGETVILTTGTFLKGIIHIGDVSYSAGRAGESSAEKLSESFLSLGFEIGRLKTGTPPRVNAQTVDFSEMEIQPGDEKPLPFSFLTERITQSQLPCYLTYTNQQTHKVIQENLHRSAMYSGRIVGIGPRYCPSIEDKVVRFAEKTEHQVFVEPEGRDTDEIYLNGISASLPEDVQVEMVHSIKGLENAEIMRFGYAVEYDFAPATQLQPTLETKQVPGLYFAGQLNGTTGYEEAAAQGLMAGINAALKVKGGNPLVLDRSQAYIAVLIDDLVTLDIREPYRMFTSRAEYRLVLREDNADLRLTEIGRQIGLVDDDRYHQLEKKAAAIETELGRLQETLLKPTPATLENLASLLETGALKQPTSLAELLRRPELHYEQITKIVPPSEPLPPAVTEQVEIQIKYDGYIQRQQRQIHQFKKLENFRIPDTFDYANVQGLKTEAREKLAKIRPASIGQASRLPGVSPADISILMIILHQQNAKQQSAVSSRQSVTRDFH